The Pseudomonas triclosanedens genome has a window encoding:
- the hutI gene encoding imidazolonepropionase encodes MKHLWHHCHAATMRDGRYSIIEDAAIITEGERITWIGPRADLPERPVQSTDLRGAWVTPGFIDCHTHLVFAGDRSAEFEQRLNGVSYAEIAAAGGGIASTVRATREASEEELLASAVRRARPLLADGVTVLEVKSGYGLDLDSERRMLRVARRLEQELPVTVRTTCLSAHALPPEYAGRADDYIEQVCSHILPALAAEGLVDAVDAFCEHLAFSPAQVERVFQAAQRLGLPVKLHAEQLSSLHGSSLAARYGALSADHLEFMTEEDAIAMAEAGTVAVLLPGAFFVLRETRLPPVDALRRHGVAIAVASDLNPGTSPALSLRLMLNMACTSFRLTPEEALAGVTLNAARALGMADSHGSLEVGKVADFIAWDIQRPAELAYWLGGDLPKRVIRHAEEIASRG; translated from the coding sequence ATGAAACACCTCTGGCACCACTGCCACGCGGCGACGATGCGCGATGGTCGCTACTCGATCATCGAGGACGCGGCGATCATCACCGAGGGCGAGCGCATCACCTGGATCGGCCCGCGCGCCGACCTGCCCGAGCGCCCGGTACAGAGCACCGACCTGCGCGGTGCCTGGGTGACGCCGGGGTTCATCGACTGCCATACGCACCTGGTGTTCGCTGGTGACCGCAGCGCCGAATTCGAGCAGCGCCTGAATGGCGTCAGCTACGCCGAGATCGCCGCCGCCGGCGGAGGCATCGCCAGTACCGTGCGCGCCACCCGCGAGGCCAGCGAGGAGGAGCTGCTGGCCAGCGCCGTCAGGCGCGCCCGCCCGTTGCTGGCCGATGGTGTGACCGTGCTGGAGGTGAAATCCGGTTATGGCCTGGATCTGGACAGCGAGCGGCGGATGCTGCGCGTCGCCCGCCGCCTGGAACAGGAGCTGCCGGTAACGGTGCGTACCACCTGCCTTTCGGCCCACGCGTTGCCGCCGGAGTACGCCGGCCGCGCCGACGATTACATCGAGCAGGTGTGCAGCCACATTCTTCCCGCGCTGGCGGCCGAAGGGCTGGTGGATGCGGTGGACGCCTTCTGCGAGCACCTGGCGTTCTCCCCAGCGCAGGTGGAGCGGGTTTTCCAGGCCGCGCAACGCCTCGGCCTGCCGGTGAAGCTGCATGCCGAACAGTTGTCGTCCCTGCACGGCTCCAGCCTCGCGGCGCGTTACGGCGCGCTGTCCGCCGATCATCTGGAATTCATGACCGAGGAAGATGCCATCGCGATGGCCGAGGCGGGCACCGTGGCGGTGCTACTGCCGGGCGCCTTCTTCGTCCTGCGCGAAACCCGGCTACCACCGGTGGATGCCCTGCGCAGGCATGGCGTGGCCATCGCCGTGGCCAGCGACCTGAACCCCGGCACCTCGCCGGCGCTATCGCTGCGCCTGATGCTGAACATGGCCTGCACCTCGTTCCGCCTGACTCCGGAAGAGGCACTGGCCGGCGTCACCCTTAACGCCGCCCGCGCGCTGGGCATGGCTGACAGCCACGGCAGCCTGGAGGTGGGCAAGGTC
- the hutH gene encoding histidine ammonia-lyase, with the protein MSSSSSVILGNGPLRWQELVAVARHGARLELAPAAWARIDNARGIVERIVSRGERAYGINTGLGALCNVVLQGEQLAQLSRNTLLSHACGVGEPLKDEQTRAIICAAITNYSHGKSGLHRRVVEALLALLNHGITPRVPSQGSVGYLTHMAHVGVALLGIGEVSYRGEVVPAAQALAAEGLEPVQLSAKDGLCLVNGTPCMTGLSCLALDDATRLAQWSDVIGAMSFEALRGQIDAFDAEVIALKPHPGMQVVGANLRALLEGSEVIAASKGIRTQDALSIRSMPQIHGAVRDQLAHAARQIETELNSATDNPLVLGIPDDYRVVSQANPHGESVAMAADLLAIAVAELGGVAERRLDRLINPLVSGLPAFLVSQPGVNSGMMIVQYVAASLAGENRQLAQPAVVDNFVTSGLQEDHLSLGTSAALKLGKVIANCTQILAIEYLLAAQAFEFLKPQRFGMGTDCAWSLLRERVPAYDSDRWLAPDIARAAALLAEPAALRSIGASIGRLQ; encoded by the coding sequence ATGTCGTCGTCTTCCTCGGTCATTCTCGGCAACGGGCCGCTGCGTTGGCAGGAGCTGGTCGCCGTTGCCCGGCATGGCGCGCGCCTGGAGCTGGCGCCGGCCGCCTGGGCGCGCATCGACAATGCCCGCGGCATCGTCGAGCGCATCGTCAGCCGGGGAGAGCGGGCCTATGGCATCAATACCGGCCTGGGCGCGCTGTGCAATGTGGTGCTGCAAGGCGAGCAACTGGCGCAGCTTTCGCGCAACACACTGCTCAGCCACGCCTGTGGTGTCGGCGAGCCGCTGAAGGACGAACAGACCCGCGCGATCATCTGCGCGGCCATCACCAACTACAGCCACGGCAAGTCCGGCCTGCATCGCCGGGTGGTCGAGGCGTTGCTGGCGCTGCTCAACCACGGTATCACGCCGCGCGTTCCGTCCCAGGGCTCGGTGGGATATCTGACCCATATGGCCCATGTCGGCGTGGCGTTACTGGGGATTGGTGAGGTGAGCTATCGCGGCGAGGTCGTCCCCGCCGCCCAGGCCCTGGCCGCCGAGGGACTGGAGCCGGTGCAACTGAGCGCCAAGGACGGGCTGTGCCTGGTCAACGGCACCCCCTGCATGACCGGACTGAGCTGCCTGGCACTGGACGACGCAACGCGCCTGGCGCAGTGGTCCGACGTGATCGGGGCGATGAGCTTCGAGGCGTTGCGCGGGCAGATCGACGCCTTCGACGCCGAGGTCATCGCGCTCAAGCCGCACCCGGGCATGCAGGTAGTCGGCGCGAACTTGCGGGCGCTGCTCGAAGGCAGCGAGGTGATCGCCGCCAGCAAGGGCATCCGCACCCAGGATGCGCTGAGTATCCGCTCCATGCCGCAGATCCACGGCGCGGTGCGCGACCAGTTGGCCCATGCCGCACGGCAGATCGAGACGGAGCTGAATTCCGCCACCGACAACCCCCTGGTGCTGGGCATTCCGGATGATTACCGCGTGGTCTCCCAGGCCAACCCGCACGGCGAGTCGGTGGCGATGGCCGCCGACCTCCTGGCCATCGCCGTGGCCGAGCTGGGCGGAGTCGCCGAGCGCCGCCTGGATCGCCTGATCAATCCGCTGGTCAGCGGTCTGCCGGCGTTCCTGGTCAGCCAGCCCGGGGTGAACTCCGGGATGATGATCGTGCAGTACGTCGCCGCCTCGCTGGCCGGTGAGAACCGCCAGTTGGCGCAGCCGGCGGTGGTGGACAATTTCGTCACCTCCGGCCTGCAGGAAGACCATCTGAGCCTGGGCACCAGCGCCGCGCTGAAGCTCGGCAAGGTCATCGCCAACTGCACGCAGATTCTCGCAATCGAGTACCTGCTGGCCGCCCAGGCGTTCGAGTTCCTCAAGCCGCAGCGTTTCGGCATGGGCACCGATTGCGCCTGGAGCCTGTTGCGCGAGCGGGTGCCAGCCTATGACAGTGATCGCTGGCTGGCGCCGGACATCGCCCGCGCAGCCGCGCTGCTGGCCGAACCCGCCGCACTGCGCAGCATCGGCGCGAGCATCGGGAGGCTGCAATGA
- a CDS encoding quaternary amine ABC transporter ATP-binding protein has protein sequence MSKIQVKNVYKIFGARADAALAMIRQGKSKAEVLAATDCVVGVNDLSLSIEAGEIFVIMGLSGSGKSTLVRHFNRLIDPTSGQILVDGENVLAYDAAALENFRRRKISMVFQSFGLLPHKNVLDNVAYGLKIRGESKALCQERALHWIATVGLKGYEKSYPHQLSGGMRQRVGLARALAADTDIILMDEAFSALDPLIRADMQDQLLELQKTLHKTIVFITHDLDEAVRIGNRIAILKDGQLIQVGAPADILHKPADEYVDRFVQRRVAAL, from the coding sequence ATGAGCAAGATCCAGGTCAAGAACGTCTACAAGATCTTCGGTGCCCGCGCCGATGCGGCGCTGGCGATGATCCGCCAGGGCAAGAGCAAGGCCGAGGTGCTGGCCGCCACCGACTGCGTGGTCGGCGTCAACGACCTCTCGCTGTCCATCGAGGCAGGGGAAATCTTCGTCATCATGGGGCTGTCCGGCTCCGGCAAGTCGACCCTGGTGCGCCACTTCAACCGCCTGATCGACCCCACCAGCGGGCAGATCCTGGTGGACGGCGAGAATGTCCTCGCCTATGACGCGGCAGCGCTGGAGAACTTTCGCCGGCGCAAGATCAGCATGGTGTTCCAGAGCTTCGGCCTGCTGCCGCACAAGAACGTGCTCGACAACGTCGCCTATGGCCTGAAGATCCGCGGCGAGAGCAAGGCGCTATGCCAGGAGCGCGCGCTGCACTGGATCGCCACCGTGGGGCTCAAGGGCTACGAGAAGTCTTATCCGCACCAACTCTCCGGCGGCATGCGCCAGCGTGTCGGCCTGGCCCGTGCGCTGGCTGCAGACACCGATATCATCCTCATGGACGAAGCCTTCAGCGCCCTCGACCCGCTGATCCGTGCCGACATGCAGGACCAGTTGCTGGAGCTGCAGAAGACCCTGCACAAGACCATCGTTTTCATCACCCACGACCTCGACGAAGCCGTACGCATCGGCAACCGCATCGCCATCCTCAAGGACGGCCAACTGATCCAGGTCGGTGCGCCGGCAGACATCCTCCACAAGCCTGCCGACGAGTACGTGGACCGTTTCGTTCAGCGCCGCGTCGCCGCGCTGTAA
- a CDS encoding ABC transporter permease, with product MFPERFTFSIADWVNGWVDALVTNYGDVFRHISDTLLWAIVNLESLLRATPWWLMLAIVAGIAWHATRRVLPTVVIVGLLFLVGAVGLWDKLMQTLALMMVATIISVLIGIPLGILAARSDRFRAVLLPLLDIMQTMPSFVYLIPVLMLFGLGKVPAIFATVIYAAPPLIRLTDLGIRQVDREVMEAITAFGANRRQQLFGVQLPLALPSIMAGINQTTMMALSMVVIASMIGARGLGEDVLVGIQTLNVGKGLEAGLAIVILAVVIDRITQAYGRSRHHEASK from the coding sequence ATGTTCCCCGAGCGCTTCACCTTCTCCATCGCCGACTGGGTCAACGGCTGGGTCGATGCCCTGGTCACCAACTACGGCGACGTGTTCCGCCACATCTCCGACACCCTGCTGTGGGCCATCGTCAATCTTGAAAGCCTGCTGCGCGCCACGCCCTGGTGGCTGATGCTGGCCATCGTCGCCGGCATCGCCTGGCATGCCACCCGGCGCGTGCTGCCGACGGTGGTGATCGTCGGGCTGCTGTTCCTGGTCGGCGCGGTGGGGCTGTGGGACAAGCTGATGCAGACACTCGCGCTGATGATGGTCGCCACCATCATCTCGGTGCTGATCGGCATCCCGCTGGGTATCCTCGCCGCCCGCAGCGACCGCTTCCGCGCCGTGCTGCTGCCGCTGCTGGACATCATGCAGACCATGCCCAGTTTCGTGTACCTGATCCCGGTGCTGATGCTGTTCGGCCTGGGCAAGGTGCCGGCGATCTTCGCCACCGTGATCTACGCCGCGCCGCCGCTGATCCGTCTCACCGACCTGGGCATCCGCCAGGTCGACCGCGAGGTGATGGAGGCGATCACCGCCTTCGGCGCCAACCGCCGCCAGCAACTGTTCGGCGTGCAGTTGCCGCTGGCGCTGCCGAGCATCATGGCCGGCATCAATCAGACCACCATGATGGCGCTGTCGATGGTGGTGATCGCCTCGATGATCGGTGCCCGTGGCCTGGGCGAGGACGTGCTGGTGGGCATCCAGACCCTCAACGTCGGCAAGGGCCTGGAGGCGGGCCTGGCGATCGTCATCCTCGCCGTGGTCATCGACCGCATCACCCAGGCCTACGGCCGCTCGCGCCACCACGAGGCCAGCAAATGA